Proteins encoded by one window of Salvia splendens isolate huo1 chromosome 14, SspV2, whole genome shotgun sequence:
- the LOC121764297 gene encoding uncharacterized protein LOC121764297: MSSHFMIWNAQGIANATTQGNFKNMIDMYSVLFAAVLEPQTDPQPSFFSRRFGLQFRCSNTSGKIWIFSHRDWQVEVIDDSEQVLHIRVTAAIFPCSIYLSVVYAKCSREGRYDLWNKLRDISLATDGAPWLVGGDFNIFLLEEERRGSVIDRHGEMMDFADAVADCQLLDPGFDGPPFTWTRSGLWERLDRVLLGEHWTTVFAATRVTHLPRISSDHAPLLVRDEVARVWTTETGFFGMLNLQFKLSRVKGFLKRWNREVFGNIFDKLREADEAVAAAQAAYDGDPSGAHRSELSRCTALYVLCTRMEEDFWKQKAAIRWAAEGEWNSKFFHGWVRQKRVKSRIHAIQTGDQMLTSEDDIRQSAVGYFQGLLTSDVEHLEQPDLDLLRGLPESMDREGLCAVPDSDEVAH, translated from the exons ATGTCTTCTCACTTCATGATCTGGAATGCCCAGGGGATAGCGAACGCTACTACCCAAGGCAATTTCAAGAATATGATCGATATGTACAGTGTTTTGTTTGCCGCGGTGCTTGAGCCCCAGACGGATCCCCAGCCTTCTTTCTTTAGTAGGCGCTTTGGGTTGCAGTTTAGGTGTTCGAACACAAGCGGCAAGATTTGGATCTTCTCTCACAGGGACTGGCAGGTCGAGGTAATTGACGACTCTGAGCAGGTCCTTCACATCAGAGTTACTGCTGCGATTTTCCCTTGCTCAATCTATCTCTCCGTAGTGTAcgctaagtgctcgagggaggggaGATACGATCTGTGGAATAAGCTCAGGGACATCTCTTTAGCTACTGACGGGGCTCCCTGGCTTGTTGGAggtgacttcaacatcttcttgcTTGAGGAGGAGAGACGGGGCAGCGTCATAGATAGGCACGGAGAGATGATGGACTTTGCCGACGCCGTTGCAGACTGCCAGCTCCTGGACCCGGGTTTCGATGGTCCACCGTTCACTTGGACGAGGAGTGGGCTTTGGGAGAGATTGGACAGGGTCCTCCTTGGGGAACACTGGACGACCGTCTTTGCGGCTACTAGGGTGACTCATTTGCCTAGGATCTCTTCAGATCATGCCCCTTTGCTTGTGCG GGATGAGGTTGCCAGAGTGTGGACGACGGAGACGGGCTTCTTCGGCATGcttaatcttcagttcaaactcagcagagttaAGGGATTTCTCAAGAGATGGAACAGGGAGGTCTTTGGGAATATCTTCGACAAGCTGAGGGAGGCAGATGAGGCGGTTGCCGCTGCGCAGGCGGCTTACGACGGGGACCCCTCGGGAGCCCATAGGAGTGAGCTTAGCCGGTGCACCGCTCTCTACGTACTCTGCACTAGGATGGAAGAGGATTTTtggaagcagaaggctgccattCGGTGGGCTGCAGAAGGCGaatggaattccaaattcttccatgggTGGGTGCGTCAGAAGCGGGTGAAGTCTAGGATCCACGCCATCCAGACAGGCGATCAGATGCTTACTTCGGAGGACGACATCAGACAGTCGGCTGTTGGATACTTCCAGGGGCTACTCACGTCAGATGTTGAGCActtggagcagccggacctAGATCTCTTGCGCGGTCTCCCAGAGTCTATGGACCGCGAGGGCCTCTGTGCAGTCCCCGACTCCGATGAG GTCGCTCATTAA